One genomic segment of Carassius carassius chromosome 21, fCarCar2.1, whole genome shotgun sequence includes these proteins:
- the bcar3 gene encoding breast cancer anti-estrogen resistance protein 3 isoform X5 gives MDPTMEYVKFSRDKYIMDGPPEKLRRELEEELKLSSEEPRSHAWYHGAIPRQVAENLVQRDGDFLIRDSLSSPGNYVLTCQWKNTPQHFKINKRVVAMNEAYSRVQYLFEKEGFDSIPALVRYYVGNREPVSEVVGAIIFQPINRALPLRCLEEKYGVGSIRVEAGYSERKSLTSKRLSLNIMNGHTQDHTLSRGNLLSNKDKCGSQPACLNHVQERRRPLKTHQSESFLPIGCRPQAQVQHMEHQPCPKSPVFRTGSEPALSPTVPRRMAFDTQPGEAIRGSDSQLCPKPPPKPSKVPSMRVSCTPGLKTLSPPVPPVKPHKQRPSFQQQLASPSSPELSYCEPCSPTDWEKMTSSQANGYVERLKTEEGLRRCDSSIKLDRSSYHNAIEALDNDSEEDKEEDVDKEQDCKKDFKRPVFETESAFKPGDISFRLLPVENKPLEMTVLKKAKELLVSQDPKTIAKHILQADCQVARILNVSEEVKGQMGVTSGLELVTLPHGRQLRQDLTERHNTMAIGVAVDILGCTGSLEERAATLNRIILVALELKDSMGDLYAFSSIMKALDMPQITRLDHTWTSLRRKYTQTAIIYEKSLKPFYNGLYEGSAEIPLSNASVPLLMPLLTLMERPAVTFDGMDIWENNDQGCEIMFRHLEGARAVARNADTYTCNAQRILQGFQPNDDMLEIMRTDFQLRLLWGSRGAAVDQTERYDKFKLILTALSRKLEPPIKHTEL, from the exons TTTTCGAGGGACAAGTACATCATGGATGGACCACCAGAGAAGCTTAGAAGAGAACTAGAAGAAGAACTGAAACTGAGCAGTGAGGAACCGAGGAGCCATGCCTGGTATCATGGAGCTATCCCTAGACAG GTGGCTGAAAACCTGGTTCAGAGAGATGGAGACTTTTTGATCCGAGACTCGCTGTCCAGCCCGGGGAACTACGTTCTGACCTGCCAGTGGAAGAACACCCCTCAACACTTCAAAATCAACAAACGTGTGGTAGCCATGAACGAGGCCTACTCACGTGTTCAGTACCTGTTTGAGAAGGAAGGATTTGACAGCATCCCCGCATTAGTGCGATACTACGTAGGCAACCGTGAGCCGGTCTCTGAGGTTGTCGGAGCGATTATCTTTCAGCCAATCAACAGAGCTCTGCCTCTGAGATGTCTGGAGGAGAAATATGGAGTTGGATCTATACGTGTAGAGGCGGGATACTCCGAGAGAAAGAGCCTGACTTCCAAACGGTTGAGTCTGAATATCATGAACGGACACACCCAGGATCACACCCTCAGCCGTGGGAATCTCCTCAG CAACAAAGATAAGTGTGGAAGTCAACCAGCATGTCTAAACCACGTTCAGGAGAGGAGACGGCCACTGAAGACCCATCAGTCGGAGAGCTTTCTCCCTATCG GCTGTAGGCCTCAGGCTCAGGTTCAGCATATGGAGCACCAGCCGTGCCCTAAATCCCCAGTTTTCCGCACAGGAAGTGAGCCAGCTCTGAGCCCCACAGTGCCACGCAGAATGGCCTTTGACACCCAGCCTGGTGAGGCTATTCGTGGATCCGACAGCCAGCTGTGTCCCAAACCGCCCCCTAAACCCAGCAAGGTTCCCTCTATGAGAGTATCCTGCACCCCTGGCCTGAAGACCCTCTCCCCACCGGTCCCTCCAGTAAAGCCCCACAAACAGCGACCTTCATTCCAGCAACAGCTGGCCAGCCCATCGAGTCCAGAGCTAAGCTACTGTGAACCATGCAGTCCTACTGATTGGGAAAAGATGACTAGCTCACAAGCTAATGGCTATGTGGAAAGACTAAAGACTGAGGAGGGGTTAAGGAGATGTGATAGTAGCATAAAACTTGACCGTAGCTCCTATCATAACGCCATTGAGGCCCTAGACAACGACAGTGAGGAAGACAAGGAGGAGGATGTGGATAAAGAACAGGACTGCAAGAAAGATTTCAAAAGACCTGTGTTTGAAACCGAGTCAGCGTTCAAACCTGGAGACATCAGCTTCCGGCTTCTACCAGTGGAGAACAAGCCACTAGAGATGACCGTGCTTAAGAAAGCCAAAGAGCTGCTCGTCAGTCAGGATCCAAAAACCATCGCCAAACACATCCTGCAAGCAGACTGTCAG GTCGCTAGGAtattaaatgtttctgaagaGGTGAAAGGTCAAATGGGTGTGACCTCTGGGCTGGAGCTGGTGACCCTTCCTCATGGGCGACAGCTGCGACAGGACCTCACGGAAAG GCATAACACTATGGCGATTGGAGTTGCTGTGGATATCCTGGGGTGTACAGGAAGTCTGGAGGAGAGAGCAGCCACCCTAAACCGGATCATTCTGGTAGCTCTGGAGTTGAAAGACTCCATGGGAGATCTTTATGCCTTTTCCTCCATAATGAAAGCACTGGACATGCCTCAG ATTACCAGACTGGATCATACGTGGACTAGCTTGCGAAGAAAATACACACAGACAGCCATAATTTACGAGAAATCTTTGAAACCATTCTACAATGGACTCTATGAAGGAAGTG CTGAAATCCCACTGAGCAATGCTAGTGTTCCGCTGCTAATGCCGCTGCTCACCTTGATGGAGAGGCCTGCGGTCACCTTTGATGGTATGGACATCTGGGAGAACAACGACCAAGGCTGCGAAATCATGTTCCGGCACCTGGAAGGAGCTCGTGCTGTTGCACGCAATGCGGACACATACACCTGCAATGCACAACGGATCCTCCAGG GATTCCAACCTAATGATGACATGCTAGAGATCATGAGGACTGATTTCCAGTTGCGTCTGCTCTGGGGCAGCAGGGGGGCGGCCGTAGATCAGACAGAGCGATACGACAAATTCAAACTCATCCTTACAGCCCTGTCCAGAAAACTGGAGCCTCCAATCAAACACACAGAACTCTGA
- the bcar3 gene encoding breast cancer anti-estrogen resistance protein 3 isoform X4 has protein sequence MSATETREMSERCNILRTITAALCCFYQKSSVIGAKFSRDKYIMDGPPEKLRRELEEELKLSSEEPRSHAWYHGAIPRQVAENLVQRDGDFLIRDSLSSPGNYVLTCQWKNTPQHFKINKRVVAMNEAYSRVQYLFEKEGFDSIPALVRYYVGNREPVSEVVGAIIFQPINRALPLRCLEEKYGVGSIRVEAGYSERKSLTSKRLSLNIMNGHTQDHTLSRGNLLSNKDKCGSQPACLNHVQERRRPLKTHQSESFLPIGCRPQAQVQHMEHQPCPKSPVFRTGSEPALSPTVPRRMAFDTQPGEAIRGSDSQLCPKPPPKPSKVPSMRVSCTPGLKTLSPPVPPVKPHKQRPSFQQQLASPSSPELSYCEPCSPTDWEKMTSSQANGYVERLKTEEGLRRCDSSIKLDRSSYHNAIEALDNDSEEDKEEDVDKEQDCKKDFKRPVFETESAFKPGDISFRLLPVENKPLEMTVLKKAKELLVSQDPKTIAKHILQADCQVARILNVSEEVKGQMGVTSGLELVTLPHGRQLRQDLTERHNTMAIGVAVDILGCTGSLEERAATLNRIILVALELKDSMGDLYAFSSIMKALDMPQITRLDHTWTSLRRKYTQTAIIYEKSLKPFYNGLYEGSAEIPLSNASVPLLMPLLTLMERPAVTFDGMDIWENNDQGCEIMFRHLEGARAVARNADTYTCNAQRILQGFQPNDDMLEIMRTDFQLRLLWGSRGAAVDQTERYDKFKLILTALSRKLEPPIKHTEL, from the exons TTTTCGAGGGACAAGTACATCATGGATGGACCACCAGAGAAGCTTAGAAGAGAACTAGAAGAAGAACTGAAACTGAGCAGTGAGGAACCGAGGAGCCATGCCTGGTATCATGGAGCTATCCCTAGACAG GTGGCTGAAAACCTGGTTCAGAGAGATGGAGACTTTTTGATCCGAGACTCGCTGTCCAGCCCGGGGAACTACGTTCTGACCTGCCAGTGGAAGAACACCCCTCAACACTTCAAAATCAACAAACGTGTGGTAGCCATGAACGAGGCCTACTCACGTGTTCAGTACCTGTTTGAGAAGGAAGGATTTGACAGCATCCCCGCATTAGTGCGATACTACGTAGGCAACCGTGAGCCGGTCTCTGAGGTTGTCGGAGCGATTATCTTTCAGCCAATCAACAGAGCTCTGCCTCTGAGATGTCTGGAGGAGAAATATGGAGTTGGATCTATACGTGTAGAGGCGGGATACTCCGAGAGAAAGAGCCTGACTTCCAAACGGTTGAGTCTGAATATCATGAACGGACACACCCAGGATCACACCCTCAGCCGTGGGAATCTCCTCAG CAACAAAGATAAGTGTGGAAGTCAACCAGCATGTCTAAACCACGTTCAGGAGAGGAGACGGCCACTGAAGACCCATCAGTCGGAGAGCTTTCTCCCTATCG GCTGTAGGCCTCAGGCTCAGGTTCAGCATATGGAGCACCAGCCGTGCCCTAAATCCCCAGTTTTCCGCACAGGAAGTGAGCCAGCTCTGAGCCCCACAGTGCCACGCAGAATGGCCTTTGACACCCAGCCTGGTGAGGCTATTCGTGGATCCGACAGCCAGCTGTGTCCCAAACCGCCCCCTAAACCCAGCAAGGTTCCCTCTATGAGAGTATCCTGCACCCCTGGCCTGAAGACCCTCTCCCCACCGGTCCCTCCAGTAAAGCCCCACAAACAGCGACCTTCATTCCAGCAACAGCTGGCCAGCCCATCGAGTCCAGAGCTAAGCTACTGTGAACCATGCAGTCCTACTGATTGGGAAAAGATGACTAGCTCACAAGCTAATGGCTATGTGGAAAGACTAAAGACTGAGGAGGGGTTAAGGAGATGTGATAGTAGCATAAAACTTGACCGTAGCTCCTATCATAACGCCATTGAGGCCCTAGACAACGACAGTGAGGAAGACAAGGAGGAGGATGTGGATAAAGAACAGGACTGCAAGAAAGATTTCAAAAGACCTGTGTTTGAAACCGAGTCAGCGTTCAAACCTGGAGACATCAGCTTCCGGCTTCTACCAGTGGAGAACAAGCCACTAGAGATGACCGTGCTTAAGAAAGCCAAAGAGCTGCTCGTCAGTCAGGATCCAAAAACCATCGCCAAACACATCCTGCAAGCAGACTGTCAG GTCGCTAGGAtattaaatgtttctgaagaGGTGAAAGGTCAAATGGGTGTGACCTCTGGGCTGGAGCTGGTGACCCTTCCTCATGGGCGACAGCTGCGACAGGACCTCACGGAAAG GCATAACACTATGGCGATTGGAGTTGCTGTGGATATCCTGGGGTGTACAGGAAGTCTGGAGGAGAGAGCAGCCACCCTAAACCGGATCATTCTGGTAGCTCTGGAGTTGAAAGACTCCATGGGAGATCTTTATGCCTTTTCCTCCATAATGAAAGCACTGGACATGCCTCAG ATTACCAGACTGGATCATACGTGGACTAGCTTGCGAAGAAAATACACACAGACAGCCATAATTTACGAGAAATCTTTGAAACCATTCTACAATGGACTCTATGAAGGAAGTG CTGAAATCCCACTGAGCAATGCTAGTGTTCCGCTGCTAATGCCGCTGCTCACCTTGATGGAGAGGCCTGCGGTCACCTTTGATGGTATGGACATCTGGGAGAACAACGACCAAGGCTGCGAAATCATGTTCCGGCACCTGGAAGGAGCTCGTGCTGTTGCACGCAATGCGGACACATACACCTGCAATGCACAACGGATCCTCCAGG GATTCCAACCTAATGATGACATGCTAGAGATCATGAGGACTGATTTCCAGTTGCGTCTGCTCTGGGGCAGCAGGGGGGCGGCCGTAGATCAGACAGAGCGATACGACAAATTCAAACTCATCCTTACAGCCCTGTCCAGAAAACTGGAGCCTCCAATCAAACACACAGAACTCTGA